GCCGATATCCGAAATGGTTTTTGTATTGATCCTGGGACTGGCCTTGCTGATCGCGTCGATCTTGTTGTTCATCAAACCCTTTGAGGATTCCAACGTAAAGCGTTCGATAAACTACTGGCAAACCGGAATACTGATCGGGGCGCCCGTTGGCTTGCTTGCCGGGATAACCGGTATTGGCGGCGGTATTTTTCTTGCACCGATCCTGCATCTGCGCGCTTTGGCCAAGACCCGAACCATTGCCGCAACCGCTTGCATGTTCATTCTGGTGAATTCCCTGGCCGGACTCATGGGTCAACTGGTCAAGCTCGGTTCAAACCTGGATCAAAGTTTTGACATGCTAGTTTCACTGTTGGCTTTACCGTTTGCGGTGTTGATTGGTGGTCTCATAGGAAACCGAATTGCGCTAAAATACTTTAACGCAATGCAGTTACGTCGCATGACCGCCTTATTGGTATTTATTGTTGCAATTCGCTTATTGGTCCGCTTCATCAATTATTAATCGCACCCGCTCATGATCACAGTCAGTACAGCTGTACAACTTATCCAGGAACAAACACCGCAAATCGATTGCGAAGAGCTAGGCTTTAAGCATCTGGACGGTCGCGTATTGGCCGAAGACATTCTCGCCAAACGTCCGCAACCGCCTTTTGACCGGGTCACCATGGATGGCATTGCAATAAACAGCGATGACTGGAAAGCTATGCAGCCGGAATTTACCCTCCAGGCCACCCAGTTTGCCGGTGAAGCGGCAATCACACTGAAGGCAGGTTTTTGTATCGAGATCATGACCGGAGCGGTTGTACCGCTTAATGCCGATTGTGTGATACCGATTGAGCAACTGGATAAAACCGAAACGGGATACAGAATCAAGGATGCGTTCAATTCCAGAAAACATGTTGCTCCCGGGTCAAACATTCATTATCAAGGCAGCGATCATCTTGAAAATGCGGTACTGATCCCGGTCAATACCAAACTCAAAGCCAGTCATATAGCCTGTTTAGTATCCGCGGGCTACGCGCAAGCCAAAGTCAAGATCCAGCCAAAGATCGCCGTGGTGATGACCGGTGATGAACTGGTCAAAGCAGGAGAACCGATCAAGGATCACCAGATCTATGCCAGTAATGGTACGGCTCTCACCAGTTTGTTAAAGATGCATCACTACACCAGAGTGAATGAATTTATTCTGGGCGATGACGCAAAAGTTTTAACAACCGCTCTGCAAGCCATTCTTAAGCAGCACGATTTCGTGATCACTACCGGTGGTGTCTCCATGGGGCAAAAAGATCAATTACCGCAGGTCTTCAAGGATCTGGGCGTCACCTGTCACTTCCACACCGTGGCACAAAAACCGGGCAAGCCCATGTGGTACGGCACCCACAATAAAACCCAGGTATTTGGTTTGCCGGGTAATCCGGTTTCGGCCATGATCACGGCAAGACGCTATATTCTTACGGCCCTGGATAATGTTAATGGGCTAAAACGGCGCACCCAAATGGTCCGTTTGAGTGAAGATATAAATTTCAAACCTGCTCTGACCTATTTTCTACCGGTCAAGATACTCTACGACCAAGAAGCTCGCTATGCCGAACCCGTGGCATTCAACACCTCGGGAGACACCGTCAGCCTGACCCGCAGTGATGGTTTTGTGGAGTTGGATGCAAACACTGTCCAGTTTAATGCCGGCGATATTGTGAGATTCTTCCCGTGGTGAAGGATCATATACTGTCGCAGGATATTGGCATAGTGTCTGCACAGTCAGAGCTGCGCGACCATTATCAACGGCCTTTGACCGACCTGCGTATCTCGGTGACCGACCGGTGTAATTTGCGTTGCACCTATTGCATGCCCAAAAAACCCAATGGCGAACGTTACAACTTTCTACCTAAGGAAGACTTGTTAAGTTTTAACGAGATCACACGTGTGGTCAATGTTCTGGCGCAAAAAGGCTTGCAAAAAATTCGCATAACCGGTGGCGAACCTTTGTTACGCAAAGATCTGGATCAACTGATCGCTAGCATTAAAAGCATAGACGGCATCAAGGAAGTGGCACTCACCACGAATGGCGTGTTCTTGTCGGAACAGATCGATGCCTTGGTGGATGCCGGCCTGGATCGTGTGACCTTGAGTCTGGATGCCATCGACCAGGATCTTTTGAACCGCATCAGCGGGCGTACCGTCGACCTGGAAAAAGTATACGCAGGACTGGATGCAACATTACAAAAAGACTTGAAGCTTAAAGTCAACACAGTCATCCAGCGTGGCGTGAATGATGACCACTTTATGCATGTGCTGCAACGCTTTCGCGGAACCGCCGTGGAAGTTCGCCTGATCGAGTTCATGGATGTTGGCGGACTCAATCAGTGGCAACTGGACAAAGTGGTGCCATCCAGGGAACTGATACAAAAAATTGAACAAAAGTGGCCACTGGAAATGCTGGGACGTCAGCAAAGCTCCGATGTTGCCAATCGCTATCGTTATGCCGACGGGCAAGGCACGTTGGGTTTTATCTCTTCGATCTCGCAACCATTTTGTGGACACTGTTCACGCGCCCGATTATCCTCGGAAGGTATTTTGTACACCTGTTTGTTTGCCAATACCGGATTGTTGATACGCGATAAATTACGCGATGGCTTGAGCGATGACGAGTTACAAGAATTATTGACCCAGCACTGGCAACAACGCCGCGACCGCTACAGTGAAGAACGCATGACAAAACCCGGGCGTGCACATGCGGAGTCTGAGAAAATAGAAATGTTTTACATAGGTGGATAAACATGTTGGAGAAAAAGACTCTTAGTCATATTGACAGTAAAGGCCAAGCGAGCATGGTTGACGTATCGGGCAAAACCGCCACGCAACGCAGCGCCAGCGCACAAGCGCGGGTCGTTTTTCCTCAAGACGTTTACCAACAACTGCTTGAAACATCAGGGCAGACGGCCAAAGGCTCTATTATTGATACCGCCGTCATCGCCGGGGTCATGGCGGCAAAAAAAACCCATGAACTCATCCCGTTCTGTCACCCGCTCGCTCTGGATAACTGCAAACTGGATATCCGCTTTGGCGATAACGAGAGTGTTGAAATACGCTGTACGGCTAAAGTGACCCACAAAACCGGGGTGGAAATGGAAGCCCTGACCGGCGCCGCGGTTGCGGCCTTGACCATTTATGACATGTGCAAGGCTCTGTCGCATGACATCGTGATCGAAAATATTTGCCTGCTGTCAAAAACCGGTGGCAAAAGTGATTTTCAAAAAGGTTAAGCATGACAACACCTGACGCCAACAACAATGTGATCGGTCTGGTGCTGGCCGGCGGGCAAAGCACCCGCATGGGCGAAGACAAGGCCCTGATCGATTACCATGGCAAGACTCAGCTGGAGTCCAGCGTCGAACTGTTAAGCGAATTTTGCCCGGAAGTGTTTGTATCAGTCAGTCAGGCAAATCAAAATGAGGAGACCCGACAGCAATTCCCGACCTTGGTAGACGACCCGGATGTGCAGGGACCTTTAGCCGGTATCATCAGTGCTTTTAGACAATTTCCCAATCAGACCTTTTTGGTGGTGGCCTGCGACTTGCCTTTATTAAATCGGGAGACTTTACAATACTTACTCTCGCAACGCGATCCTGGCAAACAGGCAACCGCTTTTATAAGTGAATTCGACGGCTTGCCGGAACCCCTGTGTGCGATCTGGGAACCTGACATCGTGGCAAATATTCAGGCAGCGATAGAGAATGGCAAATCATGTCCCAGAAAAGTATTACTCAATTCAGACATCCAATTAATTGCCCTGCCGTATCAACATGCGCTGGATAACATTAATACCCCCGACGAAAGAGACGCGCTAAGTCAATCATGATCACAGTAACCGTTGAATACTACGCCGAGCTGCGTGAACAAGCCACTAAAGACACCG
Above is a window of Gammaproteobacteria bacterium DNA encoding:
- the moaC gene encoding cyclic pyranopterin monophosphate synthase MoaC, translating into MNMLEKKTLSHIDSKGQASMVDVSGKTATQRSASAQARVVFPQDVYQQLLETSGQTAKGSIIDTAVIAGVMAAKKTHELIPFCHPLALDNCKLDIRFGDNESVEIRCTAKVTHKTGVEMEALTGAAVAALTIYDMCKALSHDIVIENICLLSKTGGKSDFQKG
- a CDS encoding molybdenum cofactor guanylyltransferase, with translation MTTPDANNNVIGLVLAGGQSTRMGEDKALIDYHGKTQLESSVELLSEFCPEVFVSVSQANQNEETRQQFPTLVDDPDVQGPLAGIISAFRQFPNQTFLVVACDLPLLNRETLQYLLSQRDPGKQATAFISEFDGLPEPLCAIWEPDIVANIQAAIENGKSCPRKVLLNSDIQLIALPYQHALDNINTPDERDALSQS
- a CDS encoding sulfite exporter TauE/SafE family protein; the protein is MKILALLFFLTAIIYSSVGFGGGSTYTAILVLFDIDYRHIPVISLCCNIIVVTTGSVFYLRQGLLDKKLLGGLITFSIPMAFIGGSMPISEMVFVLILGLALLIASILLFIKPFEDSNVKRSINYWQTGILIGAPVGLLAGITGIGGGIFLAPILHLRALAKTRTIAATACMFILVNSLAGLMGQLVKLGSNLDQSFDMLVSLLALPFAVLIGGLIGNRIALKYFNAMQLRRMTALLVFIVAIRLLVRFINY
- a CDS encoding molybdopterin molybdotransferase MoeA, whose amino-acid sequence is MITVSTAVQLIQEQTPQIDCEELGFKHLDGRVLAEDILAKRPQPPFDRVTMDGIAINSDDWKAMQPEFTLQATQFAGEAAITLKAGFCIEIMTGAVVPLNADCVIPIEQLDKTETGYRIKDAFNSRKHVAPGSNIHYQGSDHLENAVLIPVNTKLKASHIACLVSAGYAQAKVKIQPKIAVVMTGDELVKAGEPIKDHQIYASNGTALTSLLKMHHYTRVNEFILGDDAKVLTTALQAILKQHDFVITTGGVSMGQKDQLPQVFKDLGVTCHFHTVAQKPGKPMWYGTHNKTQVFGLPGNPVSAMITARRYILTALDNVNGLKRRTQMVRLSEDINFKPALTYFLPVKILYDQEARYAEPVAFNTSGDTVSLTRSDGFVELDANTVQFNAGDIVRFFPW
- the moaA gene encoding GTP 3',8-cyclase MoaA → MGIVSAQSELRDHYQRPLTDLRISVTDRCNLRCTYCMPKKPNGERYNFLPKEDLLSFNEITRVVNVLAQKGLQKIRITGGEPLLRKDLDQLIASIKSIDGIKEVALTTNGVFLSEQIDALVDAGLDRVTLSLDAIDQDLLNRISGRTVDLEKVYAGLDATLQKDLKLKVNTVIQRGVNDDHFMHVLQRFRGTAVEVRLIEFMDVGGLNQWQLDKVVPSRELIQKIEQKWPLEMLGRQQSSDVANRYRYADGQGTLGFISSISQPFCGHCSRARLSSEGILYTCLFANTGLLIRDKLRDGLSDDELQELLTQHWQQRRDRYSEERMTKPGRAHAESEKIEMFYIGG